The genomic region TGATGTCAGGCGGAGGGCGCTGCAACTTTACCAATCTTTATGTTGAGCCCGCGGCGTACTTGAGTCAAAACCTTCATTTTTGCAAATCTGCACTGGCGCGCTATACCCAGTGGGATTTTATTGACCTGGTTGGCAAACACGGCATTGCCTGGCATGAAAAAACGCTCGGCCAGCTTTTTTGCGACGACTCCGCTCAGCAAATTGTCGATATGCTGGTGGCGGAGTGTGAAAAAGGCAATGTGACACTACGGTTACGAAGCGAAGTGCTTAGCGTTGTACGCGATGACGACGGCTTTACGCTGGAGCTGAACGGCCTGACAGTGGGCGCAAAGAAGCTGGTGATTGCCTCTGGCGGACTCTCGATGCCAGGGCTGGGGGCATCACCGTTCGGTTACAAGATTGCAGAACAGTTTGGTCTTAAGGTTCTGCCAACCCGTGCCGGACTGGTGCCCTTTACGCTGCATAAGCCGCTGCTGGAGCAGCTTCAGGTGCTTTCTGGTGTGTCCGTTCCTTCGGTGATCACCGCAGAGGACGGCACCGTTTTTCGTGAAAACCTGCTCTTCACCCACCGTGGGCTTTCTGGCCCTGCGGTTTTACAAATTTCCAGTTTCTGGCAACCGGGTGAATTTGTGAGCATTAATTTGCTGCCGGATGTTTCTCTGGAGGATTTCCTCGAGGAGCAGCGTCGCGACCACCCTAACCAGAGCCTGAAGAACACGCTGGCGATGCAGCTACCGAAGCGTCTGGTGGAATGCCTGCAACAGCTAGGACAAATCCCTGACGTCTCGCTCAAGCAGCTCAATGTGCGGGATCAGCAAGCGCTGGTAGACACGCTGACCAACTGGCGAGTCCAGCCTAATGGCACCGAAGGCTATCGTACGGCGGAAGTGACGCTCGGCGGTGTCGATACCAATGAATTGTCATCACGCACGATGGAAGCGCGCAAAGTGCCGGGACTCTACTTTATTGGGGAAGTG from Citrobacter sp. RHB25-C09 harbors:
- a CDS encoding NAD(P)/FAD-dependent oxidoreductase, encoding MERFDAVIIGAGAAGMFCAAQAGQAGSRVLLIDNGKKPGRKILMSGGGRCNFTNLYVEPAAYLSQNLHFCKSALARYTQWDFIDLVGKHGIAWHEKTLGQLFCDDSAQQIVDMLVAECEKGNVTLRLRSEVLSVVRDDDGFTLELNGLTVGAKKLVIASGGLSMPGLGASPFGYKIAEQFGLKVLPTRAGLVPFTLHKPLLEQLQVLSGVSVPSVITAEDGTVFRENLLFTHRGLSGPAVLQISSFWQPGEFVSINLLPDVSLEDFLEEQRRDHPNQSLKNTLAMQLPKRLVECLQQLGQIPDVSLKQLNVRDQQALVDTLTNWRVQPNGTEGYRTAEVTLGGVDTNELSSRTMEARKVPGLYFIGEVMDVTGWLGGYNFQWAWSSAWACAQDLAG